From Woronichinia naegeliana WA131, the proteins below share one genomic window:
- a CDS encoding IS607 family transposase, translating to MKYLTPTQVYQKYGYHPRTTSDWADQGKIPCIRSPGGHRRYPESAFEESISIEKERVLYARVSTRTQVNDLETQIGFLGNAYPETRVVKDIASGMNWKRKGFLKLMTQVSKGEIGEIVVGHKDRLCRFGFDFVEWFCHLHDCKITVINNSKLSPQEELMHDFMSIMHCFSSKLYFLSAYQKKIEDEQNISTIDPTTKQCESL from the coding sequence ATGAAGTACCTAACCCCAACCCAAGTTTATCAAAAGTATGGTTATCACCCAAGAACAACATCTGACTGGGCAGATCAAGGGAAAATCCCTTGTATTCGTTCTCCTGGTGGGCATCGCAGATACCCTGAATCGGCATTCGAGGAGTCGATCTCTATCGAGAAAGAACGGGTCTTGTATGCTCGCGTAAGTACGAGAACACAAGTCAACGATCTTGAAACTCAGATTGGCTTTTTGGGGAATGCTTACCCAGAGACAAGGGTTGTCAAGGACATTGCCAGTGGAATGAACTGGAAAAGAAAAGGTTTCTTGAAGCTAATGACTCAAGTATCAAAAGGAGAGATAGGCGAAATTGTTGTTGGACATAAAGACCGACTTTGCCGATTTGGATTTGATTTTGTGGAATGGTTCTGCCATCTTCACGATTGCAAAATCACGGTAATCAACAACAGTAAACTATCTCCTCAAGAAGAATTGATGCACGATTTTATGAGCATAATGCACTGTTTTAGTTCCAAACTTTACTTTCTTAGTGCTTACCAGAAAAAAATTGAGGATGAACAAAATATATCTACAATCGATCCAACAACTAAGCAATGTGAATCGTTATAA
- a CDS encoding transposase, which produces MYVGDGIKVGKEGRKMPGVKRLHQESEDVSKPEWIRGHYFNALSILVGVGKACFALPLVLRLDDGIKSKATEKGEGKGKKKVKTSLVTKMADLCVTYAEAGSYVILDAYFACEPVLKSFRQNALHLITRVRCSTVAYAPFCSVPTLTGRGRPRIWGSSIKLEKLFALAADFPTAKVWLYGQQVTVSYQCFEFHWDSPHQLVKFVLTQLPNGRRLILLSTDLCLTGPEIIAAYGLRFKIEVTFRQLVHLLGSFAYRFWLKSLPTLPTWPSNLILSDYPQAVQTQILNKVEAFERFVNLNAIALGLLQILALELPQGIWANFPRWFRTLPSHGYPSERIAQLALQHQAQMIFPQSPPSLLLPKFLTAKLASSPSPDMLTFVA; this is translated from the coding sequence GTGTATGTGGGTGATGGCATCAAAGTGGGGAAAGAAGGACGCAAGATGCCAGGTGTAAAACGACTACACCAAGAATCGGAAGATGTGTCCAAGCCAGAGTGGATAAGGGGTCATTACTTCAATGCCTTGAGTATTTTGGTGGGAGTAGGGAAAGCCTGCTTTGCCTTGCCCTTAGTGTTGCGGCTAGACGATGGCATCAAGTCCAAAGCAACCGAGAAGGGGGAGGGAAAAGGCAAAAAAAAGGTGAAGACGAGCCTGGTGACAAAAATGGCTGACCTTTGTGTTACTTACGCAGAGGCAGGGAGTTATGTAATTTTGGATGCTTATTTTGCTTGCGAACCAGTGCTCAAAAGTTTTCGCCAGAACGCCTTGCATCTAATCACAAGAGTGCGTTGCTCCACCGTCGCCTATGCCCCCTTTTGTTCCGTGCCGACGCTGACGGGGAGAGGACGACCACGGATTTGGGGGAGTTCGATAAAACTAGAAAAGCTGTTCGCTCTGGCGGCGGACTTTCCGACAGCTAAAGTCTGGCTCTATGGTCAACAAGTCACGGTTTCTTATCAGTGCTTTGAGTTCCACTGGGATAGTCCCCATCAGCTCGTCAAGTTTGTTCTGACCCAATTGCCTAACGGACGACGACTGATTCTGCTTTCTACTGATCTCTGTTTGACTGGACCTGAGATTATTGCCGCTTACGGTCTCCGATTTAAGATTGAAGTCACTTTTCGTCAATTAGTCCATCTTTTGGGCAGCTTTGCCTATCGTTTTTGGCTTAAGAGTCTTCCTACTTTACCTACCTGGCCCAGCAATCTTATCCTCAGTGACTATCCACAAGCTGTTCAGACTCAGATTTTAAACAAGGTAGAAGCCTTTGAGCGTTTTGTTAACCTTAATGCCATTGCTTTAGGGCTACTTCAAATTCTCGCCTTAGAGTTACCCCAGGGGATTTGGGCTAATTTTCCTCGATGGTTTCGGACATTACCATCCCATGGCTACCCTAGTGAACGGATTGCTCAACTAGCCCTTCAACATCAAGCCCAAATGATTTTTCCTCAAAGTCCACCCAGTCTGCTTTTGCCTAAATTCCTTACCGCTAAACTTGCCTCTTCCCCAAGCCCTGATATGCTTACTTTCGTCGCATAG
- a CDS encoding NUDIX hydrolase — MILEAKKPAIADFKVGVDNVIFSVDTRYNRLMVLLIKRKEEPFLNYWCLPGTLVRSGESLEVAAQRVLAEKIKVENLYLEQLYSFGGPHRDPREEPDSYNIRYLSVSYFALIRFEEAELLIKNISQIAWHNILHVPSLAFDHNQILDYGYQRLRNKLEYSPIAFEVLPERFTLNDLYQLYATILGENFSDYSNFRTRLLKLGFLSDTGSKIIKKVGRPASLYRFNAQAFAPLKDKPFIFV; from the coding sequence ATGATTCTAGAAGCTAAAAAGCCTGCCATTGCTGACTTTAAAGTGGGAGTTGATAACGTTATTTTCTCCGTTGACACCCGCTATAATCGCCTCATGGTATTACTAATTAAACGGAAAGAAGAGCCATTTTTAAACTATTGGTGTTTACCGGGGACTTTAGTGCGCTCAGGAGAATCGTTAGAAGTTGCAGCCCAACGAGTTTTAGCAGAGAAAATAAAAGTTGAAAATCTTTATCTAGAACAACTCTATAGTTTTGGTGGCCCCCATCGTGATCCCAGGGAAGAACCAGATAGTTATAATATTCGTTATTTATCTGTTAGTTATTTTGCCTTGATTCGTTTTGAAGAAGCCGAATTACTCATTAAAAATATTAGTCAGATTGCCTGGCACAATATTCTCCATGTCCCTAGTCTAGCGTTTGATCATAATCAAATCTTGGACTATGGCTATCAACGTCTTCGCAACAAATTAGAGTATAGTCCCATTGCCTTTGAGGTATTGCCAGAACGTTTTACCTTAAATGATTTATATCAACTTTATGCCACTATTTTAGGTGAAAATTTTTCAGATTACTCTAATTTTCGGACTCGGCTTTTAAAATTAGGTTTTTTGAGTGATACGGGTTCAAAAATTATTAAGAAGGTGGGCAGACCTGCCAGTTTATATCGTTTTAATGCTCAGGCTTTTGCGCCCTTAAAAGATAAGCCCTTTATTTTTGTTTAG
- the fabG gene encoding 3-oxoacyl-[acyl-carrier-protein] reductase, whose amino-acid sequence MIALSEQVAIVTGASRGIGRATALALAATGVKVVVNYAQSSAAADSVVQEIQQDGGTAIAVKADVSKSEEVENLIQQTQEQWGRVDILVNNAGITRDNLLLRMKLEDWQAVIDLNLTGVFLTTKVVSKLMLKQKSGRIINITSVAGLMGNPGQANYSAAKAGVIGFTKTVAKELASRGVTVNAVAPGFIATDMTHDLKADEILKFIPLARYGQPEEVAGMIRFLAIDPAAAYITGQVFNVDGGMVMA is encoded by the coding sequence ATGATCGCCTTATCAGAACAAGTTGCGATTGTCACGGGGGCTTCGCGGGGGATTGGTCGAGCAACGGCTTTGGCTTTAGCGGCAACGGGGGTCAAGGTTGTGGTTAACTACGCTCAATCTAGTGCGGCGGCAGATTCGGTAGTACAAGAAATTCAACAGGACGGTGGAACGGCGATCGCGGTTAAAGCCGATGTTTCTAAGAGTGAAGAAGTCGAGAACTTAATTCAGCAAACCCAGGAACAGTGGGGCAGAGTCGATATTTTGGTCAATAATGCGGGAATTACCCGTGATAATTTGCTATTACGAATGAAATTAGAAGATTGGCAAGCAGTCATTGATTTGAATTTAACAGGCGTTTTTCTGACCACCAAGGTCGTGTCCAAACTAATGCTCAAACAAAAAAGCGGCAGAATTATCAATATCACTTCCGTCGCGGGATTAATGGGAAATCCTGGTCAAGCCAACTATAGTGCGGCCAAAGCGGGCGTAATTGGTTTTACAAAAACCGTTGCTAAAGAGTTAGCCAGTCGCGGTGTAACCGTTAATGCTGTTGCCCCTGGCTTTATTGCCACAGATATGACCCACGATCTGAAAGCCGATGAAATTTTGAAATTTATTCCCCTGGCCCGTTACGGTCAACCGGAAGAAGTGGCTGGCATGATTCGTTTTTTGGCGATCGATCCTGCTGCTGCTTATATTACGGGTCAAGTATTTAACGTGGATGGTGGTATGGTAATGGCTTAA
- the miaB gene encoding tRNA (N6-isopentenyl adenosine(37)-C2)-methylthiotransferase MiaB, whose amino-acid sequence MPYSPRRYHITTFGCQMNKADSERMAGVLDNLGMEWSEDPNEADLILYNTCSIRDNAEQKVYSYLGRQAKRKQDDPALTLIVAGCVAQQEGEQLLRRVPELDLVMGPQHANRLADLLEQVFAGNQVVATEGVHIMEDITKPRRESAVTAWVNVIYGCNERCTYCVVPNVRGEEQSRTPEAIRAEMSILGQQGYKEITLLGQNIDAYGRDLPGSTASGRHLHTLTDLLYYVHDVEGVERLRFATSHPRYFTERLIKACQELPKVCEHFHIPFQSGDNEILKAMKRGYTIERYRQIIDKIREYMPDAAISADVIVGFPGETEAQFENTLKVVEDIGFDLLNTAAYSPRPGTPAALWENQLTETVKSDRLQRLNHLVSTKAAERSQRYLGREEEVLVEEQNSKDPTQVMGRTRGNRLTFFEGNIEQLRGQLVSVKITEFRAFSLTGKQINPLQ is encoded by the coding sequence ATGCCCTATTCTCCCCGTCGTTATCACATTACTACCTTTGGTTGTCAGATGAATAAAGCTGACTCAGAACGCATGGCCGGTGTTTTGGACAACCTGGGAATGGAATGGTCAGAAGATCCCAATGAGGCAGATTTGATCCTTTATAATACCTGCTCGATTCGAGACAATGCCGAGCAAAAGGTCTATTCCTATCTAGGAAGACAGGCCAAACGCAAACAAGATGATCCTGCTTTAACCTTGATAGTGGCTGGCTGTGTGGCTCAACAGGAAGGCGAACAGTTATTGCGGCGGGTTCCCGAACTAGATTTAGTCATGGGGCCGCAGCACGCTAATCGTCTAGCAGATTTATTAGAGCAAGTTTTTGCCGGTAATCAGGTGGTGGCCACCGAAGGGGTGCATATCATGGAAGATATCACCAAACCTCGGCGGGAAAGTGCGGTCACGGCTTGGGTCAATGTGATTTATGGTTGCAATGAACGATGTACCTATTGCGTTGTTCCCAATGTGCGTGGCGAAGAACAGTCTCGAACCCCGGAAGCCATTCGTGCTGAAATGTCAATCTTAGGGCAACAGGGCTATAAAGAGATCACGCTTTTAGGTCAAAATATTGATGCCTACGGTCGAGATTTGCCCGGTTCTACGGCTTCGGGTCGCCATCTCCATACTTTGACCGATTTGCTTTACTATGTTCATGATGTGGAAGGCGTTGAACGGTTGCGTTTTGCCACCAGTCATCCCCGTTATTTTACTGAACGTTTGATTAAGGCTTGTCAAGAATTACCGAAAGTTTGTGAGCATTTTCATATTCCCTTCCAATCTGGTGACAATGAAATTCTCAAAGCGATGAAACGGGGTTATACGATTGAACGTTATCGTCAAATTATTGACAAAATTCGTGAATATATGCCCGATGCTGCCATTAGTGCCGATGTCATTGTCGGTTTTCCGGGTGAGACGGAAGCTCAGTTTGAAAACACCCTAAAAGTGGTGGAAGACATTGGCTTTGATCTTCTCAATACGGCGGCCTATTCTCCTCGCCCTGGTACTCCGGCTGCACTTTGGGAAAATCAGTTAACAGAAACAGTGAAAAGCGATCGCCTTCAACGCTTAAATCATCTAGTCTCCACTAAAGCCGCCGAGCGATCGCAGCGTTATCTGGGAAGAGAGGAAGAGGTCTTAGTTGAGGAGCAAAATAGCAAAGATCCTACTCAGGTAATGGGACGCACTAGAGGCAATCGTTTGACCTTTTTTGAAGGCAACATTGAGCAATTACGGGGACAATTAGTCTCGGTTAAAATTACGGAATTTCGCGCCTTTAGTTTGACAGGGAAACAGATTAATCCGCTTCAATAA
- a CDS encoding transposase has product MAACRYCFNQAIDYQKKNGRIGKGKLRNIIMQSNLPEWVKDTPCHIRQNAIFDAHQAYTASRDCKYRSCKAPRQTIKFNNCNFSKGTWYTLLTKGLGFISSEAIPDVSLYATQLIKDKSGNWFCIFLEETKPIPQPENRIIALDPGVRTFLTGFDGQNFLEVGSSDMGRINRLCKYLDDLMSRISLSKVAKERQKMRRAASRLRGKIRDLIDDCHKKTASYLGLAEKVKKRKKCGLGKYGLKKHR; this is encoded by the coding sequence ATGGCGGCTTGTCGTTATTGCTTTAATCAAGCTATTGACTACCAAAAGAAAAATGGCAGGATTGGCAAGGGAAAATTAAGAAATATCATCATGCAATCCAATCTTCCTGAATGGGTAAAAGACACCCCTTGTCATATCAGGCAGAATGCCATTTTTGATGCTCACCAAGCCTATACTGCCAGTAGGGATTGTAAGTATAGAAGTTGTAAAGCTCCTAGACAAACAATCAAGTTTAACAACTGCAATTTCAGTAAAGGAACATGGTATACATTGCTAACAAAGGGGCTTGGTTTTATTTCTTCAGAAGCAATTCCTGATGTTAGTCTTTATGCAACTCAACTAATTAAGGATAAGTCGGGTAACTGGTTCTGTATTTTTCTAGAAGAAACAAAACCGATACCCCAGCCGGAAAATCGCATTATTGCTCTTGACCCAGGAGTAAGAACTTTTCTGACAGGATTTGATGGACAAAACTTCCTAGAAGTCGGTTCATCAGATATGGGACGAATCAACAGGCTATGTAAGTATCTTGATGACTTAATGAGTCGAATTAGCCTGTCAAAAGTTGCTAAAGAACGACAAAAGATGAGAAGGGCAGCCTCTCGGTTACGAGGCAAGATTCGTGACTTAATTGATGACTGCCATAAAAAAACAGCAAGTTACTTAGGGCTTGCTGAAAAAGTCAAAAAACGAAAGAAATGTGGGTTAGGGAAGTATGGACTGAAAAAGCATAGATAA
- the psb28 gene encoding photosystem II reaction center protein Psb28, with product MPDILPTIEFFAGLSEELSNVSLRRGKESGDRQVVLTFQKLKAIEKFQSFTKQFNGNLRLKDSEGEITINPFSVKFFLW from the coding sequence ATGCCAGATATTCTTCCTACCATTGAATTTTTTGCTGGACTCTCCGAAGAGTTAAGTAATGTAAGTTTACGTCGGGGTAAAGAATCCGGCGATCGCCAAGTGGTTTTGACCTTTCAGAAGCTTAAAGCGATTGAGAAGTTCCAAAGTTTTACAAAACAGTTTAACGGTAATTTACGTTTAAAGGATTCCGAAGGAGAGATTACGATCAATCCCTTTTCCGTGAAGTTTTTTTTGTGGTGA
- the cysC gene encoding adenylyl-sulfate kinase — protein MKQRGVTIWLTGLSGAGKTTITQALEQKLLAGGYDIEVLDGDVVRTNLTKGLGFSKADRDENIRRIGFVANLLTRHGVIVLVSAISPYREIREEVKQKIGNFVEVFVNAPLNVCEERDVKGLYQQARKGEIKGFTGIDDPYEAPLNPEVECRTDLEELEESVAKVWDKLVEMSYIEI, from the coding sequence ATGAAACAACGGGGTGTAACCATCTGGTTAACAGGACTAAGCGGGGCAGGTAAAACCACCATCACCCAGGCTCTAGAGCAAAAACTACTGGCCGGGGGCTACGATATCGAAGTCCTGGATGGGGATGTTGTGCGGACGAATCTGACCAAGGGGTTAGGATTCAGCAAGGCAGACCGCGATGAAAATATCCGTCGGATTGGTTTTGTCGCTAATTTATTGACCCGACATGGAGTGATTGTCCTGGTTTCTGCGATCTCTCCCTACCGTGAAATCAGGGAAGAGGTGAAACAGAAAATTGGCAATTTTGTGGAAGTGTTTGTGAATGCACCGCTCAATGTTTGTGAAGAACGGGATGTGAAAGGACTTTACCAACAGGCCAGAAAAGGCGAAATCAAGGGTTTTACTGGTATTGATGACCCTTACGAAGCTCCTCTCAATCCAGAAGTGGAGTGTCGCACTGATCTAGAAGAACTAGAAGAAAGTGTGGCCAAGGTTTGGGATAAGCTAGTAGAAATGAGCTATATTGAGATTTAG
- a CDS encoding nicotinate-nucleotide adenylyltransferase: MNIALFGTSADPPTTAHQAILQWLAEHYDQVSVWAADNPFKAHQTSLAHRLAMLRHLIAAMNLPRSNVQVYEQFSDRRSLISLQRAKAWWGEDQDYSLVIGSDLMSQIPRWYQIEKLLSAVTLVIVPRSGHPITDPALAKIRQLGGDYRLAETEAPAISSTGYRVSKDQTVLPAPVTAYIHQQKLYLS; the protein is encoded by the coding sequence ATGAATATCGCGCTCTTTGGCACTAGTGCCGATCCCCCGACAACGGCTCATCAGGCTATTTTACAATGGTTAGCCGAGCACTATGATCAAGTATCAGTTTGGGCGGCGGACAATCCCTTTAAAGCTCATCAAACCAGTTTGGCCCACCGCTTGGCCATGTTGCGCCATTTAATTGCTGCCATGAATCTGCCCCGTTCTAACGTCCAGGTCTATGAACAATTCAGCGATCGCCGTAGTTTAATCAGTTTGCAACGGGCTAAAGCCTGGTGGGGGGAAGACCAGGACTATAGTTTGGTGATTGGTTCCGATTTAATGAGTCAAATTCCTCGTTGGTACCAAATTGAAAAGCTCCTGTCCGCCGTAACCTTAGTGATTGTGCCGCGATCGGGTCATCCTATTACCGATCCTGCTCTGGCCAAGATCAGACAATTGGGAGGAGATTACCGACTAGCGGAAACTGAAGCTCCAGCGATTTCTTCCACTGGTTATCGAGTCAGCAAAGATCAAACCGTGTTACCGGCTCCTGTCACCGCCTATATTCACCAGCAAAAACTATACCTTTCCTAA
- the glgA gene encoding glycogen synthase GlgA: MRILFVAAEVAPLAKAGGMGDVVGSLPKVLRKLGYDVRILMPYYGFLPDKIEIPKEPIWQSSVMFQDFSVYETNLPNTDIPLYLFHHAVFNPRRIYQGEDEGWRFTFFANGAAEFAWNYWKPDVIHCHDWHTAMIPVWMHESPDIATVFTIHNLAYQGPGRGALEQITWCPWYMQGDNAMAAAVQFANRVTTVSPTYAQQIQTPAYGERMEGLLSFINQNLVGILNGIDTETYNPATDRYITNNFTVETLGDRLKNKIALQEETGLEVNRGALLMGMVTRLVEQKGIDLLIQMLDRFMAYTDAQLIVLGTGDRYYETQLWEMASRFSGRMSVQLLHSDALSRRVYAGTDVFLMPSRFEPCGLSQLMAMRYGCIPIVRRTGGLVDTVSFYDPVNEAGTGYCFDRYEPLDFFTAMVRAWEGFRYKDYWRKLQERAMKMDFSWYRSTEEYVKIYKDIKGQPPELSPEEAEILKQLTLAYQ; the protein is encoded by the coding sequence ATGCGAATTTTATTTGTCGCGGCGGAAGTGGCTCCCCTAGCTAAGGCTGGTGGAATGGGAGATGTGGTGGGATCTTTACCTAAGGTTCTACGGAAATTGGGCTATGATGTTCGCATTCTCATGCCCTACTATGGCTTCTTGCCCGATAAAATAGAAATTCCCAAGGAACCCATCTGGCAAAGTTCAGTCATGTTTCAGGACTTTTCGGTCTATGAGACGAATTTACCCAATACTGATATTCCACTCTATCTTTTTCATCATGCTGTTTTTAATCCTCGACGCATTTATCAAGGCGAAGATGAGGGTTGGCGTTTTACCTTTTTTGCCAATGGGGCGGCTGAGTTTGCCTGGAATTATTGGAAACCCGATGTGATCCATTGCCACGACTGGCATACGGCCATGATTCCGGTGTGGATGCATGAGTCTCCTGATATTGCTACGGTCTTTACCATTCATAATTTGGCCTACCAGGGGCCTGGTCGCGGTGCGTTAGAACAAATTACCTGGTGTCCATGGTATATGCAGGGCGATAATGCGATGGCCGCAGCAGTCCAATTTGCCAATCGGGTGACAACAGTTTCACCAACCTATGCCCAACAAATTCAAACCCCTGCCTATGGGGAAAGAATGGAGGGTTTACTATCTTTTATTAATCAAAATTTAGTGGGTATTCTGAATGGCATTGATACAGAAACCTATAACCCGGCCACTGATCGCTATATCACTAATAATTTTACGGTAGAGACCCTTGGCGATCGCCTTAAAAATAAGATTGCTCTCCAGGAAGAAACGGGGCTAGAAGTGAATCGGGGTGCTCTATTGATGGGCATGGTAACGCGCCTAGTGGAGCAAAAAGGCATTGATCTTTTGATCCAGATGTTAGATCGCTTTATGGCCTACACTGATGCTCAGTTAATTGTGCTGGGAACCGGCGATCGCTACTACGAAACCCAACTTTGGGAAATGGCCTCTCGTTTTTCGGGACGGATGTCCGTGCAATTGCTTCATAGTGATGCTCTATCCCGCCGAGTCTATGCTGGCACAGATGTCTTTTTGATGCCTTCCCGCTTTGAACCCTGTGGTCTGAGTCAATTAATGGCCATGCGCTATGGTTGCATTCCCATTGTGCGACGGACAGGCGGTTTAGTGGATACCGTTTCTTTCTATGATCCAGTCAATGAAGCGGGAACAGGTTACTGTTTTGATCGCTACGAACCTCTAGATTTTTTTACTGCGATGGTACGGGCTTGGGAAGGTTTTCGTTATAAAGATTATTGGCGTAAACTGCAAGAACGGGCCATGAAAATGGACTTTAGTTGGTATCGTTCAACAGAAGAATACGTCAAGATTTATAAGGATATTAAGGGTCAACCCCCAGAATTAAGTCCAGAAGAGGCAGAAATCCTTAAACAATTAACCCTGGCCTATCAATAG
- a CDS encoding NAD+ synthase: MMKIAIAQLNPIIGDLVGNSQHILVAAQKAREQGADLLLTPELSLSGYPPKDLLLNPSFIAALDHNLQQLSQKLPSQLRVLVGTVTPNPQAENRGEKPLFNSVALLEKGEVKQIFHKRLLPTYDVFDEDRYFESGKSSKLFEWGNIRLGVTICEDLWNDEDFWGKRSYAVNPITELVNQGANLIVNLSASPYRLQKQPLRESLLAHMVDRYQVPIIYVNQVGGNDDLIFDGNSFALNQSGKMVFRAAAFQEDLAYLEWSDSQKDLLPSAIQTLPKTEEAELFEALVLGVQDYARKCGFCQAILGLSGGIDSSLVAVIAVAALGAKNVLGILMPSPYSSDHSLDDAQALVENLGMKSETITIGPLMTIYDQQLSPLFAGTDFGIAEENLQSRIRGNLLMAIANKFGHLLLSTGNKSEMAVGYCTLYGDMNGGLAVIADLPKTRVFSLCHWLNQEREIIPNNVLIKPPSAELKPGQLDQDSLPPYDILDAILDLLIHHHQSAEQMIQAGYEATTVHKICRLVSRAEFKRKQAAPVLKVTDRAFGTGWRMPIAGRWFDL; this comes from the coding sequence ATCATGAAAATTGCGATCGCTCAACTTAATCCAATCATTGGAGATCTCGTCGGCAATAGTCAACACATTTTAGTAGCGGCTCAAAAAGCGAGGGAACAAGGAGCCGATCTATTATTAACACCGGAATTATCTCTCAGTGGCTATCCACCAAAAGATCTCTTGCTCAATCCTAGTTTTATTGCTGCCCTGGATCATAACTTACAGCAATTAAGCCAAAAACTTCCTTCACAATTAAGGGTTTTAGTGGGAACTGTCACGCCCAATCCCCAAGCAGAAAATCGTGGTGAAAAACCTTTATTTAATAGCGTTGCTTTGTTGGAAAAAGGAGAAGTTAAGCAAATTTTTCATAAGCGTTTATTACCAACTTACGATGTTTTTGATGAGGATCGCTATTTTGAATCAGGTAAGTCTAGTAAACTGTTTGAATGGGGGAATATTCGGCTAGGGGTGACAATCTGCGAAGATCTTTGGAATGATGAAGATTTCTGGGGAAAACGTTCCTATGCAGTCAATCCGATCACCGAATTGGTGAATCAAGGAGCCAATCTGATTGTTAATTTATCGGCCTCTCCCTACCGTTTACAGAAACAGCCCTTACGGGAATCTCTCTTAGCCCACATGGTTGATCGCTATCAGGTTCCGATCATTTATGTTAATCAAGTCGGAGGCAATGATGATTTGATCTTTGATGGTAATAGTTTTGCCCTCAATCAATCTGGAAAAATGGTCTTTAGAGCCGCCGCCTTTCAGGAAGATTTAGCTTATCTAGAATGGTCAGACAGCCAAAAAGATCTATTACCCAGTGCAATACAAACCTTACCGAAAACAGAAGAGGCAGAACTCTTTGAAGCCCTGGTTCTTGGCGTTCAAGATTATGCTCGTAAATGTGGTTTTTGCCAAGCTATTTTAGGCTTAAGTGGTGGCATTGATTCTTCTTTGGTGGCAGTGATCGCCGTTGCTGCCTTGGGGGCCAAAAATGTGCTAGGAATTTTAATGCCGTCTCCCTACAGTTCTGATCATTCCCTTGATGATGCCCAGGCTTTAGTGGAGAATTTAGGCATGAAGAGTGAAACCATTACCATTGGCCCTTTAATGACGATCTATGATCAGCAATTATCTCCTCTATTTGCCGGAACTGATTTTGGTATTGCCGAAGAAAATTTACAGTCTCGCATTCGCGGTAATTTACTAATGGCGATCGCTAATAAGTTTGGCCATTTGCTACTTTCAACAGGCAATAAATCGGAAATGGCGGTGGGATATTGTACGCTCTATGGAGATATGAATGGCGGATTAGCCGTCATCGCCGATCTACCAAAAACACGGGTTTTTTCTCTGTGCCACTGGTTAAATCAGGAAAGAGAAATCATTCCGAATAATGTATTAATTAAACCGCCTAGTGCTGAACTCAAACCCGGTCAATTGGATCAGGATTCTTTGCCACCCTACGATATCCTCGATGCAATTTTAGATTTACTTATTCATCACCATCAATCGGCGGAGCAAATGATTCAGGCGGGTTACGAAGCCACAACGGTTCATAAAATTTGTCGGTTAGTCAGTCGGGCTGAATTTAAGCGGAAACAGGCAGCACCAGTATTAAAAGTAACGGATCGGGCCTTTGGGACAGGTTGGCGAATGCCGATCGCTGGACGATGGTTTGATTTGTGA